A genomic region of Elaeis guineensis isolate ETL-2024a chromosome 9, EG11, whole genome shotgun sequence contains the following coding sequences:
- the LOC105051417 gene encoding uncharacterized protein, whose protein sequence is MKAQVGDPPRGQVLQALTVALAIFFTTNVAVVSGDSYDKSPPPPPPYVYKSPPPPSPSPPPPYHYASPPPPEKYPPPYYYVSPPPPKESPPSPYYYKSPPPPSKSPPPYYYKSPPPPYYHEPIVKVVGEVYCYKCYDWKKTVDSHVKKLLEGAIVKVTCMAGSKSFVAYGETNSYGKYSVVVKGFPYSKYGAEACKVELHAAPKGSTCNIPTELNKGAKLKVHSKSYEEILLTAKPLAFAPEKPSEECNKPMPPYYYKSPPPPPYYYKSPPPPPYHYVSPPYMYKSPPPPMKSPPPDHYTTPPPPIHY, encoded by the exons ATGAAGGCTCAAGTTGGTGACCCCCCAAGGGGTCAAGTATTGCAGGCTCTCACTGTGGCCTTAGCCATCTTCTTCACTACCAATGTAGCCGTCGTCTCCGGCGACTCATATGATAAGTCGCCACCACCTCCTCCACCATATGTTTACAAGTCTCCTCCACCACCTTCGCCGTCTCCGCCACCACCTTACCACTATGCATCTCCTCCACCACCAGAGAAGTATCCTCCTCCTTACTACTATGTGTCTCCCCCACCACCAAAGGAGTCCCCACCATCACCCTACTATTACAAGTCTCCACCTCCACCATCAAAATCACCTCCACCATACTACTATAAATCTCCACCACCACCGTACTACCACGAGCCCATCGTCAAGGTAGTTGGAGAGGTCTACTGTTACAAATGCTATGACTGGAAAAAAACAGTGGATTCTCACGTCAAGAAACTCCTTGAAG GTGCCATCGTTAAGGTGACGTGCATGGCCGGCTCCAAGTCCTTCGTGGCCTACGGCGAAACCAACAGCTACGGCAAATACAGCGTCGTCGTCAAGGGCTTCCCCTACTCCAAGTACGGCGCCGAGGCCTGCAAGGTGGAGCTCCACGCCGCGCCCAAGGGGTCAACATGCAACATCCCTACCGAGCTCAACAAGGGGGCCAAACTCAAGGTCCACTCCAAGTCCTACGAGGAGATCCTCCTCACGGCCAAGCCCCTTGCTTTCGCCCCGGAGAAGCCCTCTGAGGAGTGCAACAAGCCCATGCCCCCCTACTACTACAAGTCTCCCCCTCCACCTCCCTACTACTATAAATCGCCGCCACCACCTCCATATCATTATGTGTCTCCTCCTTATATGTACAAGTCCCCTCCACCACCGATGAAGTCCCCACCTCCCGACCACTACACCACGCCACCACCACCCATCCACTACTaa